The stretch of DNA CTTCGCGGCTGCCTTAATGGCGGCGGTGAAGGACTTGGCGATCGTGTTGGTCGTCGTTTGCATCGTGGCCTCCGCTGCGCTGCGAGCGCGGCTGTGGAGAGAACGGATGGAAGGGCCCGTGACGGGTAGGTGAACTTTCTGTACGGGCCGTCTAGGTGGGTTGATCGGCGGGCGGGCGGGTTTCCCTTGCGGGGAACCAATCCCGGCCGGAGCGATCCTCTTTAGCCAGCTTTTCAGCAAAACCGTTCCCGGTCAAGCAAATTCACCGGCCGAAACCGCGCCGCGGACTGCAGAGACAGCGTCTCCGCTGGCTGGGCAATCCCTGCGACGCCCCCTGAGACAGCCGCGGGGCGGGAGGGGTTCGCGGGGAATTGAGAAAATTTCTCTTGGAGCGCCGTAATTGGCCCCCACCCGCAATTAGCCCCCGGTCATTGACCGGGGGCTAAATGACGCGTTGATAAACGTGCGAGACCCTACCCCCCTACCCGCGGTAATCCGCATGGCAATCAACACAGCTCCGGCTCACCTCCGCCATCGCCGCGGCGGCGGCGGGCTGGTCCTCCGCGTCGATCGTCTCCGAAAGCCGCACCGCCGTGTCGCGGAGGCGGCGGGCGTAAGCCTGGTAATCCGGGTCGTCGTAGTCGTACGCCTCGGGCCGCAGGATCGCTTCCGCCAGCAGGGCCAGCACCTGGGCCTCGTGCCGGGCGTCGGCGGCGTTGCGGCGGAAGTCCCGTTCGCTGGACATCCAACTGCGCAGCCGCTGCTCCTCCGCGGCCCCCATCCGCCTCATCAGCGTGCTGCGGCTGGCGATCAGCGACCAATCGACCTCCGAAGCCGGCTCGGGGGTGGCGGGGCGGCTGCCGCGCGTCAGGTCCGCCAGGTCCGCCGCCCGCGTCGCCGCGACGGCGTGGGCCGCATCGGTGGCGTCGTCGGCTTCGCTCGCGCCCGCGCCGAACAGGTCCCGCAAACCCGCCGCGTCGTCCCGCCAACGCGGCTGACCCGAATGGTCCGCGATCACCGCGAACACCGTGGCGACGACCCCGAGCGAATCGACGGCCTCTTTGAAGCCGCCCGCTTTGTAGGCCGATGCCGTGCGGGTTGTCTTCGCGAGCGCCGTCGCCTGGCGTTTGATCTCGGTCTCAAGCACGTCGGGATCGACCAAGTCGGCCCATGCGACCTGAGCGGCTGATGGCGCCGCGTCGGGCGCGATGGCTGGCGTCGCCGCGGCGGCGGGCTGTGGCCGCTCGCCAACG from Botrimarina mediterranea encodes:
- a CDS encoding cytochrome c, encoding MRVSTLLVLLIATTAFAAEPPRARPPEFTDEDRAVFFDDAFATLVGERPQPAAAATPAIAPDAAPSAAQVAWADLVDPDVLETEIKRQATALAKTTRTASAYKAGGFKEAVDSLGVVATVFAVIADHSGQPRWRDDAAGLRDLFGAGASEADDATDAAHAVAATRAADLADLTRGSRPATPEPASEVDWSLIASRSTLMRRMGAAEEQRLRSWMSSERDFRRNAADARHEAQVLALLAEAILRPEAYDYDDPDYQAYARRLRDTAVRLSETIDAEDQPAAAAAMAEVSRSCVDCHADYRG